One Gemmatimonadota bacterium DNA window includes the following coding sequences:
- a CDS encoding ComF family protein, with amino-acid sequence MALFAHTLRTAGRTALDLVYPPCCVLCKARIFDERRAVCEDCGAGLLLIEAPYCERCGQPLHTPVASCPACTGRTFYFEGAFSAFVFNRPLQDLIHLLKYRNRPGIGRFLGSLLAKRVEQEPGIPHITGVLPVPLHPLRRRERGYNQSACIALGISDVTGIPVLENVLWRNRNTPTQTSLSPEARMANVEGVFEVARPDAVRGATVSLVDDIFTTGATINSCARTLLQAGAGRVFALTVARA; translated from the coding sequence ATGGCCCTGTTTGCCCATACGCTGCGCACGGCTGGCCGAACGGCCCTGGACCTGGTCTATCCTCCGTGCTGCGTCCTTTGCAAGGCCCGGATCTTCGATGAACGGCGCGCCGTCTGCGAAGATTGCGGAGCGGGACTGCTTTTGATCGAAGCGCCGTACTGCGAACGATGCGGCCAACCGCTGCACACCCCGGTGGCCTCCTGTCCGGCCTGCACGGGCCGCACATTCTATTTCGAAGGCGCTTTTTCCGCGTTCGTATTCAACCGGCCGCTTCAGGATCTCATCCACCTGCTCAAGTACCGGAACCGCCCCGGGATCGGCCGGTTCCTGGGATCCCTGCTGGCGAAAAGGGTTGAACAGGAACCGGGGATACCACATATTACGGGCGTTTTGCCCGTGCCTCTGCATCCGCTCAGAAGGCGGGAAAGGGGCTACAACCAGAGCGCGTGCATCGCCCTGGGCATATCGGACGTAACGGGCATTCCGGTGCTGGAAAACGTGCTTTGGCGTAACCGTAACACACCGACGCAGACCTCGCTGAGCCCCGAAGCGCGGATGGCCAACGTCGAAGGGGTGTTCGAAGTGGCCCGGCCCGATGCGGTGCGCGGCGCCACGGTATCGCTGGTCGACGACATATTCACTACGGGGGCAACGATAAACAGCTGTGCCCGGACCCTGCTCCAGGCAGGCGCCGGAAGAGTGTTCGCCCTGACCGTCGCGCGCGCCTGA
- a CDS encoding alanine--glyoxylate aminotransferase family protein, whose translation MNGEQSAVPVEQRINMSCGQTPLSPACLAAIGKQLVEPVYYAHYPVIEKETCLMLKRLLNTGNGPMLIPGSAVYGLEAAMLGTVESGDRVLTVQTGVFGRLLTELARFAGGDTTEIALEEGQSVDPDTIRRHLLGDPDIRQVALVHCETTTGTLNPIEAIGRMLKDEFPHVIYLVDCVSSFGGVEVRVDDWGIDLLVTTTQKCLNAPQGLAIVVASEKAWDKIENLRSAPRAMCLDLHSWRRYGMEGGAAMGYDTLEKGAVPRARKPHPRDWPVHGPHASYTLVLGLHASLKAIMEEGPEKVYRRQYVASRAVHAALRALGLGIVAATAASAAPVATRIALPDHLDATELNRILFKEHGIALSSLARIGTMGFMAVPEHVLRTISALEQVLKKMGWDVKEGSGVSAAREVFEHSQIFNDRI comes from the coding sequence ATGAATGGTGAACAGTCTGCCGTTCCCGTGGAACAGCGCATCAATATGAGTTGCGGGCAGACGCCCCTCTCGCCCGCCTGTCTCGCGGCCATCGGGAAGCAGCTGGTGGAACCGGTCTACTATGCCCATTACCCGGTGATCGAAAAAGAGACCTGTCTCATGCTCAAGCGGCTGCTGAACACCGGAAACGGCCCCATGCTCATACCAGGGTCCGCCGTGTACGGACTGGAAGCGGCCATGCTCGGCACCGTGGAGTCCGGCGACCGTGTGCTTACGGTCCAGACCGGTGTCTTCGGCCGGCTGCTGACGGAGCTGGCCAGGTTCGCGGGCGGGGATACGACCGAGATCGCCCTCGAGGAAGGGCAGTCAGTCGACCCGGACACAATTCGTCGACACCTGCTCGGCGACCCGGACATCAGACAGGTCGCGCTGGTCCACTGCGAGACCACGACCGGCACGCTGAATCCGATCGAGGCCATCGGGCGCATGCTCAAGGACGAGTTTCCCCATGTGATTTACCTTGTGGACTGCGTGTCTTCTTTTGGAGGGGTCGAGGTGCGCGTCGACGACTGGGGCATTGACCTGCTCGTCACCACGACCCAGAAGTGCCTGAACGCGCCCCAGGGACTGGCGATCGTGGTGGCCAGCGAGAAGGCCTGGGACAAGATTGAAAACCTGCGGAGCGCACCGCGCGCCATGTGCCTCGATCTCCACTCCTGGCGCCGCTACGGCATGGAGGGAGGCGCTGCGATGGGGTACGATACGCTCGAAAAGGGAGCCGTGCCGCGCGCACGTAAACCCCACCCACGGGACTGGCCCGTCCACGGCCCCCATGCGTCTTACACCCTGGTCTTGGGGCTGCACGCCTCGCTGAAGGCCATCATGGAAGAGGGACCGGAGAAGGTCTACCGCCGCCAGTACGTCGCTTCCAGGGCGGTACACGCGGCATTGCGGGCCCTGGGTCTCGGCATCGTGGCCGCGACGGCGGCGTCGGCCGCGCCTGTGGCGACGCGCATCGCGTTGCCGGACCACCTCGACGCGACCGAACTGAATAGGATCCTCTTCAAAGAACACGGCATCGCACTCAGCAGCCTTGCCCGGATCGGCACCATGGGGTTCATGGCCGTACCGGAGCATGTGCTGCGTACGATATCGGCCCTGGAGCAGGTTTTGAAGAAGATGGGATGGGATGTGAAGGAGGGTTCAGGCGTATCAGCGGCCCGTGAGGTTTTCGAGCACTCGCAGATCTTCAACGACCGGATCTGA
- a CDS encoding 6-phosphofructokinase — MHIGILTGGGDCPGLNAAIRAVTRRSIKSYGSTVLGIRNGWAGLINNDTSPLSLVSVSGILHRGGTILGTSRTNPMKDEGNIDRIKENVRDLGLDAVVAIGGEDTLGAAAALNEAGIPMVGLPKTIDNDIVGTDMTFGFDTAVTIATDAIDRLHTTAESHHRVMVIEVMGRHTGWIAIKSGIAGGADCILIPEVPMDLDEVCALVQQRIDRGKTFSLVVVAEGFTMKDTPGQVTQDDQVDEFGHVRLGGIGEVVGAEIERRAGIETRVTILGYIQRGGSPTPYDRVLATRYGVTAADLVHDGDFGKMVALKGSRIESVPLAEVTGRIRTVDMELYDIAQVFFG; from the coding sequence ATGCATATCGGTATCCTGACGGGCGGCGGCGATTGCCCGGGTTTGAACGCCGCGATCCGGGCGGTAACAAGGCGCTCGATCAAGTCCTATGGCTCGACGGTCCTGGGCATTCGCAATGGATGGGCCGGACTGATCAACAACGATACCAGTCCACTCAGCCTGGTCTCCGTATCCGGCATACTGCACCGGGGCGGAACCATCCTGGGCACCTCCAGGACCAATCCGATGAAGGACGAAGGCAACATCGACCGGATCAAGGAGAACGTCCGGGATCTGGGCCTGGATGCGGTCGTCGCCATCGGCGGCGAGGACACCCTGGGTGCCGCGGCCGCGCTGAACGAAGCCGGCATTCCCATGGTGGGCCTGCCGAAGACGATCGACAATGACATCGTCGGGACGGACATGACCTTCGGCTTCGACACGGCGGTCACGATCGCCACTGACGCCATCGACCGGCTCCATACCACCGCGGAGTCCCACCACCGGGTGATGGTCATCGAGGTGATGGGCCGTCATACGGGGTGGATCGCCATCAAGTCGGGTATCGCCGGCGGGGCGGACTGCATCCTGATTCCCGAGGTTCCCATGGACCTGGACGAGGTCTGCGCGCTCGTCCAGCAGCGCATCGACCGAGGCAAGACGTTCAGCCTCGTCGTGGTCGCCGAGGGATTCACCATGAAGGACACTCCGGGCCAGGTGACCCAGGATGACCAGGTCGATGAATTCGGTCATGTGCGGCTGGGCGGTATCGGAGAAGTGGTCGGCGCCGAGATCGAACGTCGGGCGGGCATAGAAACCAGGGTGACCATCCTGGGATACATTCAGCGCGGCGGTTCGCCCACGCCCTACGACCGCGTCCTGGCGACGCGGTACGGCGTGACCGCGGCCGACCTGGTGCACGACGGGGATTTCGGCAAGATGGTGGCGTTGAAGGGCTCGAGGATCGAGAGCGTGCCGCTGGCCGAAGTGACCGGCCGGATCCGCACGGTCGACATGGAGTTGTATGACATTGCCCAGGTATTCTTTGGTTAG
- the secG gene encoding preprotein translocase subunit SecG, protein MFTTVVAVHVLVCLVLILSVLLQSGKGGGLSSAFGAGGPTGGMAGQMFGGRGAATFLGKVTTVLATLYMLIVIGLNLLPDDTQGTRSIILDEALRNQQTSPAQGLPDAESGLPPAPGDPGSTP, encoded by the coding sequence GTGTTTACCACCGTGGTTGCAGTACATGTGCTGGTTTGTCTCGTTCTGATCCTGTCCGTCCTGCTGCAGTCGGGAAAGGGCGGCGGCCTGTCCAGCGCTTTCGGCGCGGGCGGACCCACCGGCGGCATGGCCGGCCAGATGTTCGGCGGCCGGGGCGCCGCGACTTTCCTGGGCAAGGTGACCACCGTGCTGGCGACGCTGTACATGCTGATCGTCATCGGCCTGAACCTGTTGCCCGACGATACGCAAGGCACGCGAAGCATCATCCTGGATGAGGCATTGAGAAACCAGCAGACGTCCCCCGCCCAGGGATTGCCCGACGCGGAATCGGGCCTGCCCCCCGCGCCCGGGGATCCAGGGTCCACGCCTTAA
- a CDS encoding peptide ABC transporter substrate-binding protein: MRHARMLFSLIAGLAVLAVVSVSSGQPGQPSQPGQQPRTNSVGKVMPPDAAPLSQQVLRVMNMEPRSLDSGIHPYDDEGLVMRPFEMLMWRDEFMQPVPGAAERYERSNDGLTWTFYLRPGARWSDGRPVTAHDFVYTFRRNVDPASANIYANFYYDFKNARAINQGRIEDVSQLGVRALDDLTLVIETEQPTPYLPYIISFPDTFPAPRWAIEKHGRKWTEQGNIVTNSGFKMAEWVSGSHIRFIPDPMYNGPHKPFLEQVVQLFREPAAANILPYENDEVDMEAVDLAELHRIQSHPRLGKEIVRSPSYQSWYFIFRTREPPFDDVRVREAFTRIIDRESICDVILQGAGIPAYSMIPPGFDAYAGPEYEPIQGFDPERAKALMAEAGYPRGRGFPTIETWLRAPNPITRRIAEAVQGMLRNHLGVDITFRSADMGSYMSALFDWQIPFGFIAWGADYLDPRNMLDMTWHSRPRGAQRQDWAHPAFDDLVDRAVGESDPARRTEIYKDAERILVSDYGGAFVYHPIGYGLRKPWLKGYSRRPDGTVGSLMWTEVYIGDR, translated from the coding sequence ATGCGCCATGCGCGAATGCTGTTCTCCCTGATCGCCGGCCTGGCAGTCCTGGCCGTCGTCTCCGTATCTTCCGGCCAGCCGGGCCAACCCAGCCAGCCCGGTCAGCAGCCGCGCACGAATTCGGTGGGCAAAGTCATGCCTCCCGACGCCGCCCCCCTGTCGCAACAGGTCTTACGCGTGATGAACATGGAGCCGCGCAGTCTCGATTCCGGCATCCATCCCTACGACGACGAAGGGCTGGTTATGAGGCCCTTCGAGATGTTGATGTGGCGCGACGAGTTCATGCAGCCCGTTCCGGGGGCGGCCGAGCGCTACGAGCGTTCCAATGACGGCCTGACCTGGACGTTCTACCTGCGTCCCGGCGCCCGGTGGAGCGACGGGCGTCCGGTCACCGCCCACGATTTCGTGTACACGTTCCGGCGGAACGTCGATCCCGCGTCGGCGAACATCTACGCGAATTTCTACTACGACTTCAAGAACGCCCGGGCGATCAACCAGGGGCGGATCGAGGACGTGTCGCAACTGGGCGTCCGCGCGCTGGACGACCTGACCCTGGTCATCGAGACCGAGCAGCCGACTCCTTACCTTCCGTACATCATTTCCTTCCCGGATACCTTTCCGGCGCCTCGATGGGCGATTGAAAAGCACGGTCGTAAGTGGACCGAGCAGGGCAATATCGTCACCAACAGCGGCTTCAAGATGGCCGAGTGGGTTTCCGGCAGCCACATCAGGTTTATACCGGATCCCATGTACAACGGTCCCCACAAGCCCTTTCTGGAGCAGGTCGTGCAGCTGTTCCGGGAGCCCGCGGCGGCTAACATCCTGCCCTATGAAAACGACGAAGTGGACATGGAAGCGGTCGACCTCGCGGAGCTTCACCGCATCCAGAGCCACCCCCGGCTCGGCAAGGAGATCGTCCGATCGCCGAGCTATCAGAGCTGGTATTTCATTTTCCGAACCCGGGAGCCGCCCTTCGATGATGTCCGCGTCCGTGAAGCCTTTACCCGGATCATCGATCGGGAATCGATCTGCGACGTGATTCTCCAGGGTGCCGGTATCCCGGCCTACTCCATGATTCCACCCGGATTCGACGCCTACGCGGGACCGGAATACGAGCCGATACAGGGTTTCGATCCGGAACGGGCCAAAGCGCTCATGGCAGAGGCCGGCTATCCGAGGGGACGGGGCTTCCCGACCATCGAAACGTGGTTGAGAGCGCCTAATCCCATTACCCGCAGAATCGCAGAGGCGGTCCAGGGGATGTTGCGGAACCATCTCGGGGTGGACATCACCTTCCGCAGCGCCGATATGGGTTCCTACATGAGCGCCCTGTTCGATTGGCAGATTCCCTTCGGATTCATCGCCTGGGGGGCAGACTACCTGGACCCGAGGAACATGCTGGACATGACCTGGCATTCCAGGCCGAGGGGGGCGCAGCGCCAGGACTGGGCCCATCCCGCCTTCGACGATCTCGTGGACCGGGCGGTCGGGGAATCCGACCCCGCACGGCGCACGGAGATATACAAGGACGCCGAGCGTATCCTGGTGTCCGACTACGGCGGTGCATTCGTCTATCATCCCATCGGATACGGCCTGCGCAAGCCCTGGTTGAAAGGGTACTCCAGACGTCCCGACGGGACGGTGGGAAGCCTGATGTGGACCGAAGTCTACATTGGTGATCGTTGA
- the rodA gene encoding rod shape-determining protein RodA, with translation METHLSRTLVIISILLSVIGIIVIYSATRDETGLGTSRYMLQSMWFVAGIGVMYITSVLPIRFLQAITIPVFVVVMILLVVVLASETVKGSSRWIRLGFIGIQPSELAKIAVIMALAQYLSQLRTNIHRPSVMATCGVIVALPVFLILSQPDLGTSIVFGAIFCGVLLWAGLSVLQLLLMVSPLIGVVIGVVSGFDWVIWSVFILIVAGIMYLKWPPRFVTIFLTVTHLAVGLGAEPLWDSLHDYQQQRVETFLNPQVDPKGAGYQIIQSKIAIGSGGLLGRGFLQGSQTSLAFLPEQHTDFIFSVIAEEFGFIGSMAVLILCYVFILIGIYIAMNVKSRYQSLLAAGCVSVFIFHVIMNVGMAVGVLPIAGVPLPFLSYGGSFLMTSLILCGLLLNVWRHRFDY, from the coding sequence ATGGAAACCCATTTAAGCCGCACGCTCGTCATCATCTCCATCCTGTTGTCCGTGATCGGCATCATCGTGATCTACAGCGCCACGCGGGACGAGACCGGTCTGGGCACGTCCCGTTACATGCTGCAGTCCATGTGGTTCGTAGCCGGCATCGGGGTGATGTACATCACGTCGGTGCTGCCCATTCGTTTCCTCCAGGCCATTACCATCCCCGTATTCGTCGTGGTGATGATCCTGCTGGTCGTTGTACTGGCCTCGGAAACCGTCAAGGGATCCAGCCGGTGGATCAGACTCGGCTTCATCGGCATTCAACCTTCCGAACTGGCGAAGATCGCCGTCATCATGGCGCTCGCACAGTATCTTTCCCAGTTGCGGACCAACATACACCGACCCTCGGTCATGGCCACCTGCGGCGTGATCGTGGCGTTGCCCGTTTTCCTCATCCTGTCCCAGCCCGACCTCGGCACCTCCATCGTCTTCGGGGCGATCTTCTGCGGCGTGCTGCTCTGGGCGGGGTTGAGCGTCCTCCAGCTGCTGCTCATGGTATCCCCGCTGATCGGCGTCGTGATCGGCGTCGTGAGCGGGTTCGACTGGGTCATCTGGTCCGTATTCATACTGATCGTGGCGGGCATCATGTACCTGAAGTGGCCGCCTCGGTTCGTCACCATATTCCTCACCGTCACGCACCTGGCCGTGGGCCTGGGTGCGGAGCCCCTGTGGGATTCGCTGCACGACTACCAGCAACAACGCGTCGAGACCTTTCTGAATCCCCAGGTCGATCCGAAGGGCGCGGGATACCAGATCATCCAGTCCAAGATCGCCATCGGATCGGGCGGACTGCTCGGACGCGGGTTTCTGCAGGGGTCCCAGACCAGCCTTGCGTTCCTGCCGGAGCAGCACACGGACTTCATCTTCTCGGTCATCGCCGAGGAGTTCGGGTTCATCGGCTCGATGGCCGTCCTCATCCTCTGCTACGTATTCATACTCATCGGGATCTACATCGCGATGAACGTCAAAAGCCGGTACCAGAGCCTGCTGGCGGCCGGCTGCGTATCCGTCTTCATTTTTCACGTGATCATGAACGTGGGGATGGCCGTCGGTGTGCTGCCGATCGCCGGCGTACCCCTGCCCTTTCTCAGCTACGGCGGCTCCTTTCTGATGACCAGCCTGATCCTGTGCGGCCTGCTGTTGAACGTATGGCGCCATCGATTTGACTACTGA
- the lgt gene encoding prolipoprotein diacylglyceryl transferase encodes MHPILFEIGPFTVRTYGLLLAVSFIAGILLALRRSRARGLNQNQMINMSLLIMLAGIVGARIMYVIPHWNEFSANPLDIISPFQSSGSIGLTGLTMYGGFIAAVLVSILYLRVNRLSIWKACDAFAPSIALGIGISRVGCFMNGCCFGLPTESALGVVFPAFSAAGSFYPDVALHPAQLYNAVLGFGLFGLLMWLDRKPRYDGFLFAVLLIAEPVTRFFVDLFRYYESSMTLGSLGGIALSVNQGISLVLIGLGLLLLGWTRNRARQRSSRSRSRHG; translated from the coding sequence ATGCATCCCATTCTTTTTGAGATCGGTCCGTTCACCGTACGTACCTATGGCCTGTTGCTGGCCGTTTCATTCATCGCGGGGATTCTTCTGGCGCTGAGGCGGTCCAGGGCGCGCGGCCTGAACCAGAACCAGATGATCAACATGAGCCTGCTCATCATGCTCGCGGGCATTGTCGGCGCCAGGATCATGTACGTCATACCCCACTGGAACGAGTTCAGCGCGAACCCCCTCGACATCATCAGCCCCTTTCAAAGCTCCGGTTCGATCGGCCTGACCGGCCTGACCATGTACGGCGGGTTCATCGCGGCGGTCCTGGTTTCCATCCTGTACCTGCGCGTTAACCGATTGTCCATCTGGAAGGCCTGCGACGCCTTTGCGCCGAGTATCGCGCTCGGCATCGGCATAAGCCGCGTCGGCTGTTTCATGAACGGCTGCTGTTTCGGACTGCCCACCGAGTCCGCCCTGGGCGTGGTCTTCCCGGCATTCAGCGCTGCGGGTTCGTTCTACCCGGACGTAGCCCTGCATCCCGCACAGCTTTACAACGCGGTGCTGGGCTTCGGTCTCTTCGGCCTGTTGATGTGGCTGGACCGCAAGCCGAGATACGACGGATTCCTCTTCGCCGTGCTGCTGATCGCCGAACCCGTCACCCGGTTCTTCGTCGATCTTTTCAGGTACTATGAATCGAGCATGACCCTGGGCAGCCTGGGTGGAATTGCCCTGTCCGTAAACCAGGGGATCAGCCTCGTTCTGATCGGCCTGGGACTCCTCCTCCTTGGATGGACCAGGAACCGTGCGCGGCAACGCTCGTCGCGAAGCCGGTCCCGTCACGGGTAG
- a CDS encoding peptide ABC transporter substrate-binding protein: MTVRFAIALLSSALIGCTAALAWPDADPPAPYTNSIGISMPPDAAPPEYQVFTSFKAENRYLDMATSHYQVIGHDYALVNEPLVRMDRDYNLLPAAATRWEVSGDGLTWTFHLQSDLIFADGHPLTAQDFEDTFKRWADPDTGFDFEWFYRSIRNWSEVVAAKLPLDSLGVTALDDHTIAFATEDPTPYLPLILTFSWVTPTHLFEKHGPGWSTRPETLLGSGPFRLLEWSKLDRIVLAPNPHYRGPHKPYLERVVSKLFNAAVPPPMLSSYEAGAVDLASLTNQAEINRVKHDAGLRDQLVTYSAFGTTYLMMDTFKPPFDDLRVRQAFSHAIDTEALVESALQGVAVPAVSMLPDGFPSADTRELAPVQRYDPGLARRLLAEAGYPDGSGFPQTVMWIRGTNLQGGQAPQAVQAMLKRNLNLDIGVQNTEAKLFMESMYQGDIAFAMIPYGYDYMDPSNLLGIWLSSGRHAWYNQRFESVMAEANHLIGDPERRLALYEEAERIVVEDVAGVFLWHSQHNELWKPYLRTEALERNERGGYAIRVDKHLNLSTTLYVTEEVVRDGAAEDRDEGLWDWLFRSGR, translated from the coding sequence GTGACGGTCCGGTTTGCCATTGCGCTCCTCTCCTCGGCATTGATTGGCTGCACGGCCGCATTGGCCTGGCCGGACGCGGATCCGCCCGCGCCCTACACCAATTCCATCGGCATTTCGATGCCGCCCGACGCGGCCCCGCCCGAGTACCAGGTCTTCACCAGTTTCAAGGCCGAGAACCGGTACCTGGACATGGCCACCTCCCACTACCAGGTGATCGGCCACGACTATGCCCTGGTCAACGAACCGCTGGTGCGCATGGACCGGGACTACAACCTGCTGCCGGCCGCCGCGACCCGTTGGGAGGTGTCCGGGGACGGGCTCACCTGGACGTTTCACCTCCAATCCGATCTGATCTTCGCCGATGGTCATCCCCTTACGGCTCAAGACTTCGAAGACACCTTCAAACGGTGGGCGGACCCGGACACGGGATTCGATTTCGAATGGTTCTACCGGTCGATCAGGAACTGGAGCGAGGTCGTCGCCGCCAAACTGCCTCTCGATTCACTGGGCGTCACGGCGCTGGACGATCACACCATCGCCTTTGCAACCGAAGATCCCACGCCTTACCTGCCCCTGATCCTGACATTCAGCTGGGTAACGCCCACGCACCTTTTCGAGAAACACGGTCCGGGCTGGTCGACGCGGCCGGAAACGCTGCTGGGCAGTGGCCCGTTCAGGCTGTTGGAATGGTCGAAGCTGGACCGGATTGTGCTGGCGCCGAATCCCCACTACCGGGGACCCCACAAACCGTATCTCGAAAGAGTGGTCTCGAAGCTCTTCAACGCCGCGGTACCTCCGCCGATGTTGTCGTCCTACGAGGCGGGCGCGGTGGACCTGGCCTCCCTGACGAACCAGGCGGAAATCAACCGCGTTAAGCACGATGCAGGGCTCAGGGACCAGCTCGTCACCTATTCGGCCTTCGGGACCACTTACTTGATGATGGACACCTTCAAGCCCCCTTTCGACGATCTCCGGGTGCGGCAGGCGTTCAGCCACGCCATCGATACCGAAGCGCTGGTCGAGTCCGCCCTCCAGGGCGTGGCCGTTCCCGCGGTGTCCATGTTGCCCGACGGGTTTCCCTCGGCCGATACCCGGGAACTCGCGCCTGTTCAGCGATACGATCCGGGCCTGGCGCGCCGGCTGCTCGCGGAAGCCGGCTATCCGGACGGCAGCGGGTTTCCACAGACGGTGATGTGGATCAGGGGAACCAATCTACAGGGGGGACAGGCGCCCCAGGCGGTACAGGCCATGCTGAAGCGCAATCTGAACCTGGATATCGGCGTACAGAACACCGAGGCCAAACTGTTCATGGAATCCATGTACCAGGGAGACATCGCCTTCGCCATGATCCCCTACGGGTACGACTATATGGATCCCAGCAACCTGCTCGGCATCTGGCTTTCGTCGGGCCGCCATGCCTGGTACAACCAGCGCTTCGAATCCGTCATGGCGGAGGCCAATCACCTGATCGGCGACCCGGAAAGACGTCTAGCGCTCTACGAGGAGGCCGAACGCATCGTGGTCGAGGACGTGGCCGGCGTGTTCCTGTGGCACAGTCAGCACAACGAGCTGTGGAAGCCTTATCTTCGCACCGAGGCCCTCGAACGGAACGAGCGGGGTGGTTACGCGATTCGTGTCGACAAGCATCTCAACCTCTCGACGACGCTTTACGTCACGGAGGAGGTCGTGAGGGACGGGGCCGCCGAGGACCGGGACGAGGGATTGTGGGACTGGCTCTTCAGATCCGGTCGTTGA
- a CDS encoding triose-phosphate isomerase has product MHTDLVEGASLVAEVMERTESLALAADLVLCPPFTHLTVAATQLSGSSISLGAQHMHDAPEGAYTGEVSARMLLTSGCRYVILGHSERRTYFDETNVSVNGKVKSAISSGLTPILCVGETLEEREAGRTEEVVGEQVRAGLSGTDPGTADSLVLAYEPVWAIGTGKVATPDQADQVHGHLRKVIAGLFGDDFAGRIRIQYGGSVKPENAGALMNQPHIDGALVGGASLDASSFEAIVRAGLGIKGG; this is encoded by the coding sequence ATGCATACCGACCTGGTCGAAGGCGCTTCGCTGGTCGCCGAGGTGATGGAACGCACGGAATCGCTCGCCCTGGCCGCGGACCTGGTTTTGTGCCCGCCTTTCACCCATCTGACCGTGGCGGCCACGCAGTTGTCCGGCAGTTCCATCTCGCTGGGCGCCCAGCACATGCACGACGCCCCGGAAGGCGCGTACACGGGGGAAGTGTCGGCCAGAATGCTGTTGACTTCGGGGTGCAGGTACGTTATATTGGGGCACTCCGAAAGACGGACTTATTTCGATGAAACGAACGTGTCCGTCAACGGCAAAGTGAAATCGGCGATTTCATCGGGTCTCACCCCGATCCTGTGCGTCGGCGAGACGCTGGAAGAGCGGGAAGCCGGCCGTACCGAGGAGGTAGTCGGCGAACAGGTACGAGCGGGTCTTTCCGGTACGGATCCCGGGACGGCCGACAGTCTCGTCCTGGCTTACGAACCGGTCTGGGCTATCGGGACCGGCAAGGTGGCTACCCCCGATCAGGCGGACCAGGTGCACGGTCACCTGAGGAAGGTGATCGCGGGGTTGTTCGGCGACGACTTCGCCGGCCGGATCCGGATCCAGTACGGAGGCAGCGTCAAACCTGAAAACGCGGGCGCGTTGATGAACCAGCCGCACATCGACGGAGCGCTCGTGGGTGGTGCCAGCCTGGACGCCTCTTCATTCGAGGCTATCGTCCGGGCCGGACTGGGCATCAAGGGCGGCTAG